Proteins encoded together in one Paenibacillus sp. window:
- a CDS encoding TadE/TadG family type IV pilus assembly protein: MRSEKGQATVELALSMTVIALLLFGMVDFGRILYANTVLTFAGREAARAASLGGSDAAVRDAALRAATALETSRVAVAVSPAASERRRGNYATVEVTYTLDVITPLMAEIIPNPYTVRTRTAMRIE, translated from the coding sequence ATGAGATCGGAAAAAGGACAAGCTACTGTCGAACTGGCGCTCAGCATGACCGTCATCGCCCTGCTGCTGTTCGGCATGGTCGATTTCGGCCGCATCTTGTACGCCAACACCGTGCTTACGTTCGCAGGTAGGGAGGCGGCACGGGCGGCGAGCCTCGGCGGCAGCGACGCCGCCGTGCGGGACGCTGCGCTGCGGGCGGCGACCGCGCTCGAAACGAGCCGCGTCGCGGTAGCCGTTTCGCCGGCCGCGTCCGAACGAAGGCGCGGCAATTACGCGACGGTCGAAGTAACGTACACGCTGGACGTCATTACGCCGCTAATGGCAGAAATAATTCCGAACCCGTATACGGTTCGTACACGAACGGCGATGAGAATCGAATGA